The genomic segment TTTGGTGACCATACAAGGGGCATTTCAAGAATTATTGTTGAAGAAAGGTTTAAGGCTGCCAATTTTGATAATGATGATGAGGCTGTTAGGATGGCTGTACTTTACCTGATCACTAACTTTTTGTATGCTTGGCAAAAAGAGAAGAACATTGAAAAAACTGACTTGTATCTTTGTGATAGTGGTGGTTTTAATCATTTTCCATGGGGAAAGGATATTTTTAATGTGACTCTCTCATCTTTGAGAGATGCTTTAAGGGAAAATGAAGTTGTTATTACTCGGCAAGGTTCTTACCCAACCTATAAGTTGAATGGTTTGCCATTTGTTTTCCAAGTTTTCATTTACGAATCAATTCCTAGTTTAGAGGGAACttattgtgagaaggttagttGTGGTCTGCCTAGGATTATAAATTGGTCATCTGTTGCAATCCCATCTCATAAGGAGCTTGAGAGGAATGTGTTTTCATTACATAAggtaatttttattctttttgctTTTCTTTATATatgaatttatttgatttttttaatattgtaaACTGATTTTTCTGTGTTGTTATTTGCAGACCAAAATTGTTAAAGTTTTGCCCACTGATGAAGAGAACAATGCCTTCAAGCTTGAAGGTTTTTTCCAGTGCAACAAGGATATGAATGTTGCTGATTTTGAGGATGATGATTTTGTTGCTCCTCCAAAGAAACCAACCAGTGAGGCTCCTTCCTCATCATATGTTCCTTGTGTGACATTTGGTTTTTCTGATATGAAAATTATTGTGGATGAATGTCAGAAGAAGTGTAACATTATGTCTAAGGAAATTGCATTTTTAAAGTCTGCTAGTGAATCTAGACATAGGGCATTGATGGAGATGTTGGTTAATCTGAAAAACGATCAAGATTTAAAACACAAGGCAGTTATGGAAATGTTAGGTGAGTTGAGGCCAAAATCATGTGGTATTAATGATGATATTGATCATGTTGATGTTGGTTTTGTGGGAGCTGATGTTGGTGATACTTCTGGTGGTGGTggtgtttcaaaggaaaaggatAAGTTTTTTGAGAATGAAAGTTTTACCCAAGTTTTTGATGAATGCATTCAAGCAATGCAAGAAGATGCTGCTGGAGATATGGTAATTGCAGATGATAAGAATGATACAGTAAATGAGAATGAGAAGACTACTGGGAATGATGTTGAAGAAACAATGGTATGTattcttatctaaatattaattttattgctTGGTTggtttgttattttttattttatattttatagatgtttatatttctgttaatatatataattaatattttctttttattaatttttgttttccctttttgATAGGAATCTGATTTTGTTTCCATTGGAATATGAGAAGTGGAAGAGAAAGTTTAGAATTCTTGTTTTGTAAACCTCTTGTTATTAATttgtaaactttttttttcttagttAGTTTTGTACAAGACTTTTCCAGAGCATGTATAAACTCTGTTATGTTTTTGTAAACTTATGAATTTTGGAATTTTTTGTTTggcaattattattttttattatatatacaaCTTTTTTTTCCAGAGCTATGACCAGGTTATTTTGGTTTcatgatttgtatttttttaaggtaatgtattcatgtatttctgtattaatttataaaattttgtttTTCCATAGAATATTGTCAAACCTCATGATGATGTAGCTGATGTTGTTAAAGATCTAGAAGAAGAGGCTCATATTTTTAACAACATGAATGTGGAGATTTTTGATAAAGTTGTTCATGCAGCTGTTGGTGATTTGGCAAAGAAAAAGGTAACTAAACAAGGCAGATATTGtattttgttttctctttttGCAATATGTTCCAATAGTTGTATTATTgagtttttcatattatttttgtttCTAGGAAGTTATTATGGCAACACCCATTGCTGGTTCTTTGATGAATCCAGTAGTTGTGTCTACTCCTGTTGTTGGCAAAAGGAATCCAAAGCCTGCTACAGTTTTGCAATCTCCTTTTGTTAACCAATTTGGATCATCTTCTTCTAAGGATATGAAACATTTGGAGGTTGTGAAGTCTAAAAGGAAGGTTGTGGGACGATATGCTTTTGGAGACAATCTTTTTGATCTGCCTAATCAAATTGACCAAGACTCTTTTAACAAGTGGTTTTCTCTGGGGCTGAGAAAAAATAATAAGTATGcttctattttttaattgtttttttatttattttgtatttcagTTTCTGTTTCACCATAATTCACTTTTAAATGTTTATAATTGTTATAGGTATAAGAAATTTGATGATAATAATAGTATCATTAAGGAGCCATTTCAGTTTTGTGTAACTGAGATTGAGAGAAAAATTTGGTTTTATGATTTAGTTAAAGATGGGAGGGATTTGGACAATGAGGTATTTTTTTCCCTTATTATTATTAAGTTGTTTTAGTTTTACTGTTTTCATTATTCTCATTATGGTTTGCTTCTTGTTTTTTCAGCATATTAATGTGGCATTTTATTACCTTAGAAAAAAAGCCAAGTATTGTGAGTTGATAAATGTTAGAGTTACTACTACAGATAACTCTTTTGATCAAGTTATCACTTCTCTGTATGATGTGTATCTGTCAAGTGACTGTGATCGATCTGTTATATCGCATAACAGTGTTATTTTTGAGTATATTTGTGGTTATAAAATGCTTTGTAACACCCCTTGGTCGCTAGTAGATTTCATTTTATTCCCTATTAATATGACTGTTGTTGGCTGTAATCATTGGATTCTTGGGGAGTTCAACGTGAAGCAGAGATTTTTTAAAGTCTACAACTCAATGAGGAATAGAGTTATGGATAAGAAAGTGTTGAAAGTTGTTGAAGCATATTCTACTTTGTTGCCCTTGTTTCtttctttaaataatttttatgagtCAAGGGAAGATATTGATCTAAATGCACAAGCATTCAAGGGCATTGATATGTGTCACCCGTTGGACATTGTGTTTGATGATGAGGTTCCACAACAGAGTAACAAGTAAGtggtttttttttagttattgttattttttggtTGCATTATTTTGTTTATATGCATTTATGTGTTACtgattttgttgttttttttttgtagcgATTGTGGGATTTTTATCATAAAGTTTGCTGAATTTCTTATGCATGGACTTATTGAAAATATCC from the Humulus lupulus chromosome X, drHumLupu1.1, whole genome shotgun sequence genome contains:
- the LOC133804876 gene encoding uncharacterized protein LOC133804876, with translation MVVTRAGSASPARSGAAFSGPASSKHSDDQESSETKGKLLKSNLSPLSKGKAVLKYSLDSPLPNVIEDDVGGSNELKEGDMHASVDLIGKKLKRKHVALSKSKVSAKKSKKLSIEGSSRVKCKANRKIAKKNVGLLDKPKHMECFIKHEDHYRARVNFHCGFEKINVISEKLTDSQKVLFSKTCFGHFLNLKSYANQAKLVHHVLLREVNQPNLNEMWFKVCGKLIRFSLGEFGLLSGLNVFGDIDRGGIKNSNPIGLYSKFFGDHTRGISRIIVEERFKAANFDNDDEAVRMAVLYLITNFLYAWQKEKNIEKTDLYLCDSGGFNHFPWGKDIFNVTLSSLRDALRENEVVITRQGSYPTYKLNGLPFVFQVFIYESIPSLEGTYCEKVSCGLPRIINWSSVAIPSHKELERNVFSLHKTKIVKVLPTDEENNAFKLEGFFQCNKDMNVADFEDDDFVAPPKKPTSEAPSSSYVPCVTFGFSDMKIIVDECQKKCNIMSKEIAFLKSASESRHRALMEMLVNLKNDQDLKHKAVMEMLGELRPKSCGINDDIDHVDVGFVGADVGDTSGGGGVSKEKDKFFENESFTQVFDECIQAMQEDAAGDMVIADDKNDTVNENEKTTGNDVEETMNIVKPHDDVADVVKDLEEEAHIFNNMNVEIFDKVVHAAVGDLAKKKEVIMATPIAGSLMNPVVVSTPVVGKRNPKPATVLQSPFVNQFGSSSSKDMKHLEVVKSKRKVVGRYAFGDNLFDLPNQIDQDSFNKWFSLGLRKNNKYKKFDDNNSIIKEPFQFCVTEIERKIWFYDLVKDGRDLDNEHINVAFYYLRKKAKYCELINVRVTTTDNSFDQVITSLYDVYLSSDCDRSVISHNSVIFEYICGYKMLCNTPWSLVDFILFPINMTVVGCNHWILGEFNVKQRFFKVYNSMRNRVMDKKVLKVVEAYSTLLPLFLSLNNFYESREDIDLNAQAFKGIDMCHPLDIVFDDEVPQQSNNDCGIFIIKFAEFLMHGLIENIPNPLNVSFQRNKIAVELYVHAKRKKDEGYLSDGEFRGRMSKKMLNVNAMEV